The Sphingosinicellaceae bacterium genome includes the window GATCTTGGTCGCGGGGATGACGGTAATGACGCCCGCCGCGGTCTGGCTCGCCGAGCGGTTGTCGGCATAGCCGCCGAACACGCTGCTCGAATAGAAGGCGCCGCCGCCGACGGTCAGCCGCGAGGTCACGTCGAGATTACTCCACACCGTGAAGCTGTGCTTGGCGGTCTGTGGGAACTGCCGCCCGGTGTTGACCGAGTCGACCTGCACTGTGGTGGCCTTGGCCGCTCCGTTGGCCGCGACCGCCAGCGCCGTCGAGCCGCCGTCGGTGATCTTGGCGTCGAGGTAGGTGTAGCCACCGAACACCGTCCAGCCCTTGAGGATCTGGCCGTTGAAGCCGAGCTCGACACCCCGGATGCGGCGCTTGCCGATAAAGGTCACGGTGTTGGCATCGCTGGTGACGCGAGCGTTGGCGGTCTTGGTGTCGAACACCGCGGCAGTCAGCGACAGATGCTCGTCGAACAGGTCTGCCTTGCCGCCGATCTCCTTGGACTTGGTCTTCTCGACCTTCAGGAGATCGAGCGTAGCAAGGCTGGCGGCCGTATTCGTCGTACCGAGGCTGTTGCCCTCCTGGCCCTCGCCGAGCAGGCTGTTCGGCGGCGTCGCGGCGGTCGCGTACGAGGCAAAGACGCTGGTGTTCGCGGTCGGCTTGAAGACGGCACCGACCTGGTAGTTGAACAGATTGTCCTCGCGCCGAAGCGTGAAGCTGCTGGTCGCCGTGATCGGCTGGCCGGGCGTGACCTTCGAGGTAAAGCTGTCGTAGCGCGCGCCCAGGTTAAGGATCAGCCGGTCGGTCAGCGAGATCGAGTCGAAGGCATAGACCGCCTCGGTGTACGCATCGTTCTGCGTCTCGGCGACGGGCAGGTTCTTGACGATCGGCGCGACGGTGTTCGACGTGTCGCTGGTGTAGTTGACCCACGGGGCATCGGGGTTCGGCGTGAAAATGCTGACGCAGTAATAGCGCGAGATGGTCGTCGCGTTGCAGCGCGGCGTGATCGTCGAACCGGTCGACAGCAGCTCGTTACCCGCTGCGTTGACGAAGCCGCGCGTGACGTAGGCGCCGCGCCGCGCCTTCTCGACCGACAGCTCGACGCCGGCGGCGAAGTTGTGGTGGATGCTGCCGGTATCGAACTTGCCGTACAGGTCGGTCTGGTTGACCAGGCTCTTGGTGTAGCCGTAGCGCGTGTTGGCCCGGGTCCACAGGTAACCGCCCGCGGTGCCAGGGCTAGCGGTGCTGGTGCCGAAGACGTTGCCGGTCGAATCGTCGGGCAGCGTGAAGATGTAGCTCTGGTTGGTGTCGCTGTAGCGCGAGGTGTTGCGGATGGTGATGCCGCCGCCGAGGTCATGCTCGAACCGCGCCGTCGCCTGGTCGGTGGTGGCGTGGCGGAAGTCGCGGTCCTTGAGGCCGTAGAAGGTCGAGCGGTCGACGTGGCCGGTCACTCCGCCGAGCGTCGTCACGTTGCCGATCGCCGGCTCCGAGTAGCTGACGCCCAGGTTCGGCGTATTGCCGATGGTGTAGAGGTACGGAATGCCGCTGTCGGGCAGCTCGTTGCTGGTCAGGTGGTAGTAGGACAGCGTCAGCCGGGTCGGGGTGCCGAGCCCGACGGTGATCGACGGCGCGATGCCCCAGCGCTTCTGGAAGATCTCGTCGCGCCCGGCGACATCCTGGTCGTGCCATGCGCCGGCCATGCGCACCGCGATGGTGTCGGTCAGCTTGTAGTTCACGTCGGCGGTGACGCGCTTGTAGTTGGCGCTGCCGTAGCTGACGTCGGCCTCGGCAAAGTTGCGGGCCTTCGGCAGCTTCGAGACGATATTGATCGTGCCGCCCGCCGAGCCGCGCCCGCCGAGCGTCGAGTCCGAGCCACGAACGATCTGGATCTGGTCGACCGCGAAGACTTCGCGGCTTTGCGCGCCGAGATCGCGGACGCCGTCGAGATAGATCGAGCCCTGGCTGTCGAAGCCGCGGATAAAGGGCCGGTCACCGATCGGGTTGCCGCCCTCAGCCGCGCCAAAGGTGATGCCGGGCACGGTCCGCAACGCCTCGACCAAGGTCGCCGAGCCGGTTTCCTTGATGACTTCTTTGTCGATCACGACGACCGAGCGCGGCGTATCGAGCAGCGGTGCCACCGCCTTGACGTTATCCATCTCGGCCCCGGCGATCGCCTTGCCGTTGACGATGATCGTACTGCTCTGCTCGTCGGCGCTGGCGTCCGCGGCAAGCGCACGGTCGGTGGCGATGAAGCCGACGCACGAAAGCGCCAGCCAGGCTGGGAGATTGTTCGATGCGCGGGTCGTGTCGGTCTCGGTCACTTGATGCCCCTTGTGCCTAGGGGCCTGCTATCGCGACACGTTCTCAACGTCAACGCAAATGCGAGACGTTCTCACTAATAACTCAGGGCGCTGCTGCCTCGGCGGCGCGTCTCCTGGTCACTCTCCGCAGCCATGAGCGGATCGGCTCATCATAGCTGCTGGCGAGCCACAAGCTCAGGGGCACCACGCAAATCAGCGCGACGAAGGCGGCGATACGGTTCGAGATGCCGGCGCTGACGGCAAAATATTCAGTCAGCTGCTGCACAGGCCGGTGGATTGCGTACAGCGGGTAGGAAAGCGCGGCGAGCTTGGTCCCCACCTCGACGCCGCGCCCTGTCGGTTCAGTCATTGAGCCCAGCATCACCAAGAGCGGCGACAAGATCAGCACGAACGCGACATCGTAGAACGCCCGCGGAACGCCTGTGAGCTGCGGAAACAGACAGATGGCGACACCGACGAGTATCAGCGGGGACGGCAATTGCGGGAGTAAGGAAGCCCAGCGTGAGCGCGTCCGCCAGAGCAGGATGCCTAGGAAAAATGAGAACCCGACCCGGGCCACGCCGACCGAGGCATTTGGGAACGAATGACCCAGATTCAGTTCTCCGTATGCACGTGCCGCAACTACCAAGCCGCACGCTGAAACTACGATGATGGCAATGAGGACCGCCTGGGTGAGCCATCGCCAAATCAGTGCATACACCAGGTTTGCGACCCACTCGAAAAACAGTGACCAGGCGGATGAGTCTGCCGAAAACAACGCGACCCGCCCGTTTCCGAGATAGGGTAGCAGGAAAGCGTTGCAGGCGATCAGCGTCGCAAGTTCGGGAATTGTAAAACGCCCGACCAGCAGCTGGTAAATGCCTCCGATCGCGACGCCGATCCAGATCATGGGCAAGAGTCGGATCGCCCGAATTTTGAAGAATTGGCCGATCGTCATACCAGCGGCGAGCTTGCGATCGTAGCTCAGGGCGATGACGAAGCCGCTTAGAACAAAGAACAGATCGACGGCCAGGTAGCCGCTTTGGAAGCAGTAATCGCGCACGCGCCACGGCAGGGTGTACTGGAAGTGGTAGAGCGCGACGACAAGTGCAGCGACGCCGCGCATGGCGTCGAGCGTCCTGAATTTATGATCGACGATGGCAGTCACGGGGGCAACCTATTGGGGTCGGGAGAGCTTGGCTAGCCGGCGTGCCAGCGTTGGCGAGGTTGACGACATCGTCTGCGAATGGTGCTGCCGGGGAGGATTGAACTCCCGACCTCAGCCTTACCAAGGATGCGCTCTACCACTGAGCTACGGCAGCCCATTCGCGGGCGTCACGTCACGGGGCCCGGCCCCGGCGTGCGGGCGGCTATGGGGGAGCGGTGTCGGACTTGTCAAGGCGAGTGCAGCGGGATTACGCCATTGCGGTGGACAAGCCCCCTGCCCCCGATCCGAAAGCCGAGCGGCTCGCTGCCGCCCTCCGTGCCAATCTGGCGCGGCGCAAGGCGCGCGACCGGGCGACGCCGCTGCCACCGGAACCGCCCGCTGAGCCGCGCGACTAGGCCGCCAGCGCAGCCTCGATTGCCGCCTTGACCTGCGGATCGCCCGGCTGGACCTTATTGCCGAAGGCGCGGATCAGGCGACCGTCCCTGCCGACCAGATATTTGTGGAAATTCCACGTCGGAACGTTGTCGGGGCCGAGCGTCGCGGCGGCCCAGCGGTAGAAGGGCACGGCGTCGGGACCTTTGACATGGCCGGTCTCGGTCATCGGGAACTTGATGCCGAATTTGGATTCGCAGAAGGTCTTGACCTCCTTGTTGGTGCCGTACTCCTGCCCGCCGAAATCGGGCGACGGCACGCCGATGACCGTGAACCCCTTGGGCGCATAGGTCTCGTGAAGTTTCTCGAGGCCTTCGTACTGGGGGGTGTTGCCGCACATGCTGGCGGTGTTGACGACCAGCAGGACCTCGCCCTTGAACTTGGCGAAGGGCAGCGGTGCGCCGTCGATCGAGGTCATCGTGACGTCGTAGGCGGACGTCACCGCGGGTGCGGCGGCAATGACCGCAGTTGCTGCGGCGACGACGGCGAGGGTCCTGAACATTCCTGCTACTCCTGCAATTACAAAGGGGCGGTCATCGTGGCGAGCCATGCGGCAGCCTCGGGCTCGAGGTGCGGGCCAACTTCGGCTGCAACGCGCGCGTGATAGTCGTCGACCCACCGGCGTTCGGCGGGGCTGAGCAGGTCCAGGTCGATCAGCGCGCGGTCGATCGGGGCCAGGGTCAGGGTCTCGAACCCGAGCATCGACTTCTCCGCGCCTGCAACTTCACGCGGCACGATCAGGACCAGGTTCTCGACCCGGATGCCGTACTCGCCGGTCTTGTAGTAGCCCGGCTCGTTGGAGACGATCATGCCCGCCGCCAGCGGTTCGTCGCCGCCCGCCTGCCCGCCTTGCATCGGCGCGATGCGCTGCGGCCCCTCGTGGACAGCGAGGTAGCTGCCGACCCCGTGCCCAGTGCCGTGGGCGTAGTCGAGCCCCGCCTCCCACAGGAAGCTGCGCGCAAGCACGTCGAGCTGGCTGCCGCGCGTGCCAACCGGGAAGACCGCGCGTGACAAGGCGATGTGGCCTTTAAGGACGCGCGTGAAGCGGTCGCGCATTTCCGGCGTCGGGGTGCCGACCGGGAGCGTCCGGGTCACGTCCGTGGTGCCGTCGCGGTACTG containing:
- a CDS encoding TonB-dependent receptor, with translation MTETDTTRASNNLPAWLALSCVGFIATDRALAADASADEQSSTIIVNGKAIAGAEMDNVKAVAPLLDTPRSVVVIDKEVIKETGSATLVEALRTVPGITFGAAEGGNPIGDRPFIRGFDSQGSIYLDGVRDLGAQSREVFAVDQIQIVRGSDSTLGGRGSAGGTINIVSKLPKARNFAEADVSYGSANYKRVTADVNYKLTDTIAVRMAGAWHDQDVAGRDEIFQKRWGIAPSITVGLGTPTRLTLSYYHLTSNELPDSGIPYLYTIGNTPNLGVSYSEPAIGNVTTLGGVTGHVDRSTFYGLKDRDFRHATTDQATARFEHDLGGGITIRNTSRYSDTNQSYIFTLPDDSTGNVFGTSTASPGTAGGYLWTRANTRYGYTKSLVNQTDLYGKFDTGSIHHNFAAGVELSVEKARRGAYVTRGFVNAAGNELLSTGSTITPRCNATTISRYYCVSIFTPNPDAPWVNYTSDTSNTVAPIVKNLPVAETQNDAYTEAVYAFDSISLTDRLILNLGARYDSFTSKVTPGQPITATSSFTLRREDNLFNYQVGAVFKPTANTSVFASYATAATPPNSLLGEGQEGNSLGTTNTAASLATLDLLKVEKTKSKEIGGKADLFDEHLSLTAAVFDTKTANARVTSDANTVTFIGKRRIRGVELGFNGQILKGWTVFGGYTYLDAKITDGGSTALAVAANGAAKATTVQVDSVNTGRQFPQTAKHSFTVWSNLDVTSRLTVGGGAFYSSSVFGGYADNRSASQTAAGVITVIPATKIIERSVPSYWRFDARVSFKVNDHIDISANVQNLTDKVYFNQAYTSHYASIAAGRSAFGTLAVHY
- a CDS encoding acyltransferase gives rise to the protein MTAIVDHKFRTLDAMRGVAALVVALYHFQYTLPWRVRDYCFQSGYLAVDLFFVLSGFVIALSYDRKLAAGMTIGQFFKIRAIRLLPMIWIGVAIGGIYQLLVGRFTIPELATLIACNAFLLPYLGNGRVALFSADSSAWSLFFEWVANLVYALIWRWLTQAVLIAIIVVSACGLVVAARAYGELNLGHSFPNASVGVARVGFSFFLGILLWRTRSRWASLLPQLPSPLILVGVAICLFPQLTGVPRAFYDVAFVLILSPLLVMLGSMTEPTGRGVEVGTKLAALSYPLYAIHRPVQQLTEYFAVSAGISNRIAAFVALICVVPLSLWLASSYDEPIRSWLRRVTRRRAAEAAAP
- a CDS encoding glutathione peroxidase, which produces MFRTLAVVAAATAVIAAAPAVTSAYDVTMTSIDGAPLPFAKFKGEVLLVVNTASMCGNTPQYEGLEKLHETYAPKGFTVIGVPSPDFGGQEYGTNKEVKTFCESKFGIKFPMTETGHVKGPDAVPFYRWAAATLGPDNVPTWNFHKYLVGRDGRLIRAFGNKVQPGDPQVKAAIEAALAA